A genomic window from Archaeoglobus profundus DSM 5631 includes:
- a CDS encoding tRNA(Met) cytidine acetyltransferase TmcA, whose translation MTLKKLTSELEKATKTALENRHRFMVILCSKDLEKLLKTAKKLYKKYEKIRKKLKEIEEDLLIVGRSEFLEKSKDYFEGKFVHYKDVQYVLGETYSSLILDITNGFHPNDLGIVVETIAEGGMILALSPPIQEWQNLKSKWHEELVSEPYTIDDVVPRFYRRFIKRTLLAKGIIIYDLDKRKLIKPYEFEKVEESREEIILPEEEREISKKLYKLCATQDQVRVLELFEHYFDRKKERKAVVITADRGRGKSAVLGIVTPYLIWRMFKVLKRPVRIMVVAPTPYAVQTYFKFLLKAMVRVGMKFRVKESGKLITVVNSKYARVEYVVPRRAMIEKDYADIVIVDEAAGIDVPVLWKITEGVRWMIFSTTIHGYEGAGRGFSIRFLKRLESCEDVEIEKIHLNEPIRYGKGDPIEKWLYDVLLLDAQPAEITEEDIQAIKDGKLEFEEIDKDKLVENEKLLREFFGIYVLAHYRNRPSDLVILLDMPNHKPFAVKVNGKVVCSLHIAIEGKMDDETIKKIAKGYKPKGQIIPDLMLKHYWDYDFPKYVGLRVVRIATHPSVMRMGIGSWSLSRIIDWAKSRDMDWVGSGFGVSPELLRFWLRNGFIPVHITPQRNEISGEHTVIVLKPLKMHVEEKVDMINTDFTRRLIEYLADELRDLETETAIGLLKSLRRDLEVDMPNFGKIERRRIKKYFQGQSLYEYVSDLIRPLVRYYYSKRDKVDLDEEEERILVAKCLQLKSWKDLGENFKVYKTLLKAVQKIWKKYYEEA comes from the coding sequence ATGACTCTCAAGAAGCTTACGAGCGAACTCGAAAAGGCTACGAAGACAGCTTTGGAGAATAGACATAGGTTTATGGTTATCTTGTGCTCTAAGGATTTGGAAAAGCTACTGAAAACTGCGAAGAAGCTTTACAAGAAGTATGAAAAGATCAGAAAGAAGTTAAAAGAAATTGAGGAGGATTTACTCATAGTTGGAAGGAGCGAATTTCTCGAAAAGTCTAAGGATTATTTTGAAGGAAAGTTTGTCCATTATAAGGACGTTCAGTACGTCTTGGGTGAAACTTATTCGTCTTTAATCCTCGACATAACGAACGGTTTTCATCCGAACGACTTGGGAATTGTGGTTGAAACCATAGCTGAAGGTGGAATGATTCTGGCATTATCACCACCAATACAGGAGTGGCAGAATTTGAAGAGTAAATGGCATGAAGAGCTTGTTAGCGAGCCTTACACAATTGATGATGTAGTTCCAAGATTCTACAGACGTTTTATAAAGCGAACTTTATTGGCTAAAGGAATAATCATCTACGATCTCGACAAAAGGAAGTTGATTAAACCTTACGAGTTTGAGAAGGTTGAGGAATCGAGAGAAGAAATTATCTTGCCAGAGGAGGAGAGGGAGATCAGTAAAAAGCTCTACAAGCTCTGTGCGACCCAAGATCAAGTTAGAGTTCTTGAGCTGTTTGAGCACTATTTCGACAGAAAGAAGGAGAGGAAGGCTGTTGTCATCACGGCTGACAGAGGTAGAGGAAAGTCAGCCGTTTTGGGAATAGTTACTCCCTATCTCATTTGGAGGATGTTCAAGGTTTTAAAGAGACCTGTCAGGATAATGGTAGTGGCTCCAACACCATATGCCGTTCAAACGTACTTTAAGTTCCTCCTTAAGGCCATGGTAAGGGTCGGGATGAAGTTCAGGGTTAAGGAGAGCGGGAAACTGATTACGGTTGTAAACAGCAAGTATGCAAGGGTTGAATACGTCGTGCCGAGAAGGGCGATGATCGAAAAGGATTATGCGGATATAGTCATAGTGGATGAGGCGGCTGGCATTGATGTCCCAGTGCTTTGGAAGATAACTGAAGGAGTTCGATGGATGATATTCTCTACAACAATACACGGTTACGAAGGAGCGGGTAGGGGGTTCAGTATTCGATTCCTGAAGAGGCTCGAAAGCTGTGAGGATGTAGAGATAGAGAAAATACACTTGAATGAGCCTATAAGGTATGGTAAGGGCGATCCGATTGAGAAATGGTTGTATGATGTCTTGCTTCTGGATGCACAGCCGGCAGAGATAACTGAAGAGGATATTCAGGCTATAAAGGATGGAAAACTTGAGTTTGAAGAGATAGACAAGGACAAGCTCGTTGAGAACGAGAAGCTTTTGAGAGAATTCTTTGGAATATACGTTCTGGCTCACTATAGGAACAGACCATCCGACCTTGTGATCCTCCTGGATATGCCGAACCATAAGCCCTTTGCGGTTAAAGTGAACGGGAAGGTAGTGTGTTCTTTGCATATTGCAATTGAAGGTAAGATGGACGATGAAACAATCAAGAAGATAGCTAAGGGATACAAGCCGAAGGGGCAGATAATACCCGATCTCATGCTTAAGCACTATTGGGATTACGATTTCCCCAAATACGTTGGCTTGAGAGTCGTTAGGATTGCTACTCATCCTTCAGTTATGAGAATGGGAATAGGCAGTTGGTCTTTGAGCAGAATAATAGATTGGGCTAAATCTAGGGATATGGACTGGGTTGGGAGCGGTTTCGGAGTTTCTCCAGAGCTTTTGAGATTCTGGCTTAGAAACGGATTCATCCCAGTTCACATAACACCTCAGAGAAATGAAATTTCCGGAGAGCATACGGTAATAGTTCTAAAGCCCTTGAAAATGCATGTTGAAGAGAAGGTGGATATGATAAACACGGACTTTACAAGGAGATTGATTGAGTATTTAGCTGATGAACTCAGAGATTTGGAGACCGAGACAGCAATAGGTCTTCTGAAGAGTCTTAGAAGAGATTTGGAGGTTGATATGCCAAACTTTGGAAAGATTGAGAGGAGAAGGATCAAGAAGTATTTCCAAGGTCAGAGCCTCTACGAGTACGTTTCCGACTTGATAAGACCTCTCGTTAGGTACTACTACTCCAAGAGAGATAAAGTAGATTTGGATGAAGAGGAAGAGAGAATTCTTGTAGCTAAATGTCTGCAACTTAAATCTTGGAAGGATCTCGGTGAAAACTTCAAAGTTTATAAAACTCTGCTTAAGGCCGTTCAAAAGATTTGGAAGAAGTACTATGAGGAGGCTTGA
- a CDS encoding universal stress protein, translated as MFKKVLYATDLSERSLAILDSLPEFKCLGLEEVVIFRVINLTRVLGVARGIDIDAYIREIEKETIPKLEEIAEKIRGMGFVAKPIIPPPAGDPVSEIARIANEEGVDAIVMGSRGRSTIKAILLGSTAEGVVRKSDKPVIVFKNHTPKIFSKIVYAHDFSDKAEKLGKYVKFVAKSCNSDVIVVHILEKGEVLEESKLDEIELEFKNEGIDVKIIIGEGSPSKEIVKIAEKEGATCIFVGRSGRGAGVLGSTADFVIRYSKVPVFVA; from the coding sequence ATGTTCAAGAAAGTACTCTACGCAACGGACTTATCTGAAAGGAGCTTAGCAATATTGGATTCTCTACCAGAATTCAAGTGTTTGGGTTTAGAGGAAGTCGTAATTTTTAGGGTAATAAATCTAACAAGAGTTTTGGGAGTGGCGAGAGGAATAGATATAGATGCCTACATCAGGGAAATAGAAAAGGAAACCATTCCCAAGCTTGAGGAAATTGCCGAAAAAATAAGAGGCATGGGTTTTGTGGCAAAGCCGATAATCCCTCCACCAGCAGGGGATCCTGTTAGTGAGATTGCCAGAATCGCTAATGAAGAGGGTGTAGATGCGATTGTGATGGGCAGTAGGGGTAGGAGTACTATAAAGGCAATTCTGCTGGGTAGTACAGCTGAGGGAGTAGTGAGAAAGTCGGATAAACCTGTCATAGTTTTCAAAAACCACACACCCAAGATCTTTTCAAAAATTGTTTACGCTCACGATTTTTCGGATAAGGCGGAAAAGCTCGGAAAATACGTCAAGTTCGTTGCAAAGTCTTGCAATTCGGATGTGATTGTAGTTCACATACTTGAAAAGGGAGAAGTCTTAGAGGAAAGCAAACTTGACGAAATAGAGCTTGAATTCAAGAATGAAGGCATAGACGTTAAGATAATAATAGGTGAAGGAAGTCCGTCCAAAGAAATCGTTAAAATCGCAGAAAAAGAGGGAGCAACCTGTATATTCGTTGGTAGATCTGGAAGGGGGGCAGGGGTGCTTGGTAGCACTGCCGATTTTGTGATAAGGTATTCGAAAGTCCCCGTCTTTGTTGCTTAA
- a CDS encoding glycosyltransferase, translating to MRVGFVSRYPPVHCGIAEYTKMLSSAMRSLNPRTDVVVLSTNEFKNEQYNDDVANVYPCYSRFERDYSKLLETLKDLGSVDVLHVQHEYGIYGSNRELIDALLQAKEEGLARAVGITMHTVDHPHSPRADVTLKFQSWLNELDFIIVHSPLQEFELHIQEVNPSKVYRIPHGTLINPYLCKTREELCRSLGIECDLEGVILTVPGFLRRDKGIDTLIESLRLLSDLKFTLLIAGEPKDEEIVNIIETSEFKTVLIERYLSSDEILRVVALADAIILPYKDRKAYSVSGILHLSMGSLKPIIGTRVPRLVEFYQHAPRLTVPPNDPIALANKIRWLVNNYDYALAYMTEVYSYAARTQWLRMASRHIDTYLNLLK from the coding sequence ATGAGGGTAGGTTTTGTATCTCGATATCCTCCAGTTCACTGCGGCATTGCTGAATATACGAAAATGCTCTCATCTGCAATGAGATCTCTGAATCCGAGAACAGATGTTGTTGTACTTTCTACTAACGAATTCAAAAATGAACAGTATAACGATGATGTAGCAAACGTCTATCCGTGCTACTCAAGGTTTGAAAGGGATTATTCTAAACTTCTTGAAACTCTAAAAGATCTGGGTAGCGTTGATGTACTGCACGTCCAGCATGAGTACGGGATATACGGGAGTAACAGAGAACTTATAGATGCTCTTCTTCAAGCTAAGGAGGAAGGACTGGCCAGAGCTGTAGGAATAACCATGCATACCGTGGACCATCCCCACTCTCCGAGAGCTGACGTTACATTGAAGTTTCAATCTTGGCTGAACGAGTTGGATTTCATCATAGTTCACAGCCCTTTGCAAGAGTTTGAACTGCACATTCAAGAGGTTAATCCATCAAAAGTCTACAGAATTCCTCATGGAACTTTAATAAACCCATACCTCTGCAAGACGAGAGAAGAGCTGTGTAGAAGTCTTGGAATAGAGTGCGATCTTGAGGGAGTGATATTAACTGTACCGGGCTTTCTTAGAAGGGACAAGGGTATAGATACTCTGATAGAATCTCTAAGGCTATTGAGTGATTTGAAATTTACACTTCTAATCGCTGGAGAACCGAAAGATGAAGAGATAGTAAATATAATTGAGACATCGGAGTTTAAGACAGTACTAATTGAGAGATACCTTTCGAGCGATGAGATACTTAGAGTAGTTGCTTTAGCCGATGCTATAATCTTACCCTATAAGGATAGAAAAGCGTACTCCGTAAGTGGAATACTGCACCTTTCAATGGGTAGTCTGAAGCCCATTATCGGTACGAGAGTCCCAAGACTAGTTGAGTTCTACCAGCACGCTCCCCGCTTAACAGTTCCTCCCAACGATCCAATTGCATTGGCCAACAAGATTAGGTGGCTGGTCAACAACTACGACTACGCCCTAGCATACATGACAGAAGTCTACAGTTATGCCGCAAGAACTCAGTGGCTTAGAATGGCCTCAAGGCACATTGACACCTATCTAAATCTTTTGAAGTAA
- a CDS encoding 5-formyltetrahydrofolate cyclo-ligase, protein MKSKQEVREYVWNAIKPYSTFPPPYGRIPNFVGADKACEKLRELEEYRKAKVVFSAPDSPLKRAREIVLEDGKKLLVVKPKMTGFLLVENGKAGTIKEMLRYGREVDLNELKIHVDIFLQGCVAVDRKGNRIGKGSGFGDREYRILREKGLIDDETLYVVVAHPIQIFDDLSHLMDEHDVKVDVILTPKEIIRTENYFKRFR, encoded by the coding sequence ATGAAATCCAAGCAGGAAGTTAGGGAGTACGTTTGGAATGCCATAAAGCCTTACTCTACATTTCCTCCACCTTACGGTAGGATACCAAATTTCGTAGGTGCTGACAAAGCTTGTGAGAAACTGAGGGAGCTCGAAGAGTATAGAAAGGCGAAGGTAGTGTTCTCTGCCCCGGATTCTCCTTTGAAGAGGGCAAGAGAGATTGTTTTGGAAGATGGAAAGAAACTTCTTGTCGTTAAACCAAAGATGACAGGTTTTCTGCTCGTTGAGAATGGAAAAGCTGGAACAATAAAAGAGATGCTCAGATACGGAAGGGAAGTGGATTTGAACGAATTGAAAATTCATGTCGACATATTCTTGCAGGGTTGCGTCGCAGTTGACAGAAAAGGTAACAGAATCGGTAAGGGTAGCGGATTTGGAGATAGAGAGTACAGAATCTTGAGAGAAAAGGGCTTGATAGATGATGAAACTCTCTATGTCGTTGTTGCACATCCGATTCAAATCTTTGACGATTTGAGTCACCTCATGGACGAGCATGATGTGAAGGTGGATGTTATACTCACTCCAAAAGAGATAATCAGAACTGAGAATTACTTCAAAAGATTTAGATAG
- a CDS encoding Zn-ribbon domain-containing OB-fold protein, translating into MFVEFFNELLNGKLIGFKCLDCGTVMCPPKSTCDNCKGRNLEKIELSGYGRVTSYTVTYVAPMGYEKEAPYVVALVELDEGPWIIGRLDVDAEKAESENLVGKRVKVYGKEFASELFYPNKEKRVVPMFEIVE; encoded by the coding sequence ATGTTTGTGGAGTTTTTTAACGAGCTCCTGAATGGAAAACTCATAGGATTCAAATGTTTAGACTGTGGAACGGTAATGTGTCCTCCCAAATCCACATGTGACAACTGTAAGGGAAGAAATCTCGAAAAGATTGAGCTTTCAGGCTATGGAAGGGTTACAAGCTACACGGTAACGTATGTCGCTCCAATGGGTTATGAGAAAGAGGCGCCTTACGTTGTAGCGTTGGTCGAGTTAGATGAGGGCCCTTGGATTATAGGAAGGTTGGACGTAGATGCTGAGAAGGCCGAGAGTGAGAATCTGGTCGGAAAGAGGGTTAAGGTCTATGGAAAAGAGTTTGCAAGCGAACTGTTTTATCCAAACAAGGAAAAGAGGGTAGTTCCAATGTTCGAAATTGTAGAATGA
- a CDS encoding thiolase C-terminal domain-containing protein, producing MDVVVMGVGQTKFGSHPDKSLPELFAQAFFEAFDSSNIELKDIEALYIGNFVGEITDGSANLGGFIADEIGLSGIQAMRYESACCSSAVAFKEACLAIKHGIYDCVVVGGVEKLKSAGTAIGTRALATAVDGVYEINTGLTFPGVFALVARLYAETYGIPLEKLREMMAYVSIKNHRYGARNPKAQFYNKLGNLKVEDVLNSKMISSPLTLLDCCPMTDGASAVVLASESFAKDRIDEPVYVRGVGQSSAGSLFRQKKEIVKALPRRKSSEMAYKMAGLSPKDIDVALVHDCFTIAEIVALEAMGFFNYGEGAKATAEGLTNIGGDVAVNIDGGLIGKGHPVGATGTAQIYSAVKILRNELDFVKVDAENVITDTLGGDFGTLVNVILSVHRR from the coding sequence ATGGATGTAGTTGTAATGGGTGTAGGGCAAACTAAATTCGGTTCGCATCCCGATAAAAGTCTTCCAGAGCTGTTCGCTCAAGCATTCTTCGAAGCCTTTGATTCCTCGAATATAGAGTTAAAGGACATCGAGGCTCTTTACATAGGGAATTTCGTTGGAGAGATAACCGATGGTTCAGCAAACCTCGGTGGTTTTATAGCGGATGAAATTGGTTTAAGTGGTATTCAAGCAATGAGGTACGAGTCCGCCTGCTGCTCATCGGCTGTAGCTTTTAAGGAGGCTTGTTTAGCAATCAAACATGGTATTTACGACTGTGTTGTTGTTGGAGGTGTTGAGAAGCTCAAGTCTGCTGGAACGGCCATCGGAACTAGAGCTTTAGCAACAGCCGTAGATGGAGTTTACGAGATCAACACAGGTCTGACATTTCCGGGTGTCTTTGCCCTAGTCGCTAGGCTCTATGCAGAAACTTATGGAATACCGCTCGAAAAGCTCAGGGAGATGATGGCATACGTTTCTATCAAAAATCACAGGTATGGAGCGAGAAATCCTAAAGCACAGTTCTATAACAAGTTGGGCAACTTAAAGGTTGAGGATGTTCTCAACTCGAAGATGATAAGCTCACCCCTCACGTTACTTGATTGCTGTCCCATGACGGATGGAGCCTCAGCAGTCGTACTGGCAAGTGAGAGTTTTGCAAAGGATAGGATAGACGAGCCTGTCTACGTAAGGGGAGTTGGGCAAAGCTCTGCCGGTAGTCTCTTCAGACAGAAGAAGGAAATCGTTAAAGCTTTGCCGAGAAGGAAATCATCTGAAATGGCCTACAAGATGGCTGGGCTTTCGCCAAAGGATATCGATGTTGCTTTGGTTCACGACTGCTTTACCATAGCAGAAATTGTTGCTCTGGAGGCTATGGGATTCTTTAATTATGGAGAGGGAGCAAAGGCAACAGCTGAGGGTTTGACAAATATAGGTGGTGATGTAGCAGTCAACATCGACGGCGGTTTAATTGGTAAAGGTCATCCAGTTGGCGCGACTGGAACGGCTCAGATTTATTCTGCTGTGAAAATTCTTAGAAATGAGCTAGATTTTGTTAAAGTCGATGCAGAAAACGTCATTACGGACACCCTTGGAGGAGACTTCGGGACACTCGTTAACGTGATTTTGAGTGTGCACAGGAGGTGA
- a CDS encoding metal-dependent hydrolase: protein MHKDGHIGLTLLIFSITYHLCNAWDERFIEILLIALAFSVIPDYDLKIQKLGLKNSFKTLAILLTFVSLILFAAYGFLTKPYLLYVATLSTALAILFLFLFAMSEHRKFSHTIFFGLICGAFTGFFTLKVFEDFYIGFYGAFLGVFSHILGDLFTYTPFSPLYPILKRKFSLKLFKSSNQIVNKVMLIVGLTAFVLLYQGGTVLKLALNYS from the coding sequence ATGCATAAGGATGGGCATATAGGCCTAACTTTGCTAATTTTTTCAATTACTTATCACTTATGCAACGCTTGGGATGAAAGGTTCATTGAAATTCTCCTAATCGCTCTTGCTTTTTCCGTAATACCCGATTACGATCTAAAAATTCAAAAGCTCGGATTGAAGAACTCATTTAAAACCTTAGCAATTTTGCTCACTTTTGTAAGCTTAATCCTCTTTGCAGCCTATGGATTTCTCACAAAACCTTACCTGCTGTACGTGGCAACATTATCTACAGCTCTGGCTATTCTTTTCTTATTCCTCTTTGCAATGAGTGAGCACAGAAAGTTTTCACATACCATCTTTTTTGGCCTCATCTGTGGTGCATTTACAGGCTTTTTCACACTGAAAGTATTTGAAGACTTTTATATTGGTTTTTACGGCGCGTTTCTTGGAGTATTCTCACATATACTCGGTGATCTGTTCACCTATACCCCCTTTTCCCCTCTATATCCCATTCTCAAGCGCAAGTTCTCTCTAAAGCTCTTCAAATCTTCAAACCAGATTGTAAACAAGGTTATGCTAATCGTAGGGTTAACGGCATTTGTATTGCTCTATCAGGGCGGAACGGTTTTAAAACTCGCTTTGAACTATTCTTAA
- a CDS encoding Hsp20/alpha crystallin family protein, with amino-acid sequence MIFDPFEEIRRIQERLNRLFEDFERIGPRVVSVEFPVDVIDEGDRIRVVADLPGFNKEDIEIWVEDGDLVIKAERKEEKEEKEANYLRRERRFGKVYRRIALPADVDVENIKASYNNGVLEVIVPKTEKAKKKVIKIE; translated from the coding sequence ATGATATTCGATCCTTTTGAGGAGATTAGAAGGATACAGGAGAGGTTGAACAGACTCTTCGAAGATTTTGAAAGGATTGGTCCGAGGGTTGTAAGTGTGGAGTTCCCAGTTGATGTAATAGACGAGGGAGATAGAATAAGAGTTGTCGCCGATCTACCGGGCTTCAACAAGGAAGACATAGAGATCTGGGTAGAAGACGGCGACCTCGTCATAAAGGCTGAGAGAAAGGAGGAAAAGGAGGAGAAGGAAGCCAACTACTTGAGGAGGGAGAGAAGGTTTGGCAAAGTCTACAGAAGAATTGCACTACCTGCAGATGTGGACGTTGAGAACATAAAGGCGAGCTATAACAACGGTGTTCTCGAAGTGATAGTACCTAAGACCGAAAAGGCTAAGAAGAAGGTTATAAAGATCGAGTGA
- a CDS encoding methyl-accepting chemotaxis protein, which translates to MDSEVVKPRFSLDDYTKDCLATIKEALNGLISGNWNIKLEKVRDDEFGEVFDLINTLAAETREFFENFVEALKETEKVARESMEAVSQINAGMQQISSASQQIATGAENLSKLAASSQVELKKTKSIFEKLNGAITNATNYTHSALEEAKASEETGRIALEKLEKMMVEIEAVGRLVEELESAVRNIGKITERIKSIADQTNLLALNAAIEAARAGEHGRGFAVVADEVRKLAEESRKSTEEIDSIVKNVQESTQRVIEAVYKARSESEEGSKSINDALNKARKIAERISEINKLFEQIAEDSEEGMKALNVLAKSIDEVAATAEESASASEETSAAIEEQTAAIQQITQGSQKLLQMSQENLKMFTDRFANIFS; encoded by the coding sequence ATGGATTCGGAGGTGGTGAAGCCTAGGTTTAGTCTAGATGACTATACTAAAGATTGTCTAGCGACCATTAAGGAAGCATTGAATGGACTAATATCAGGGAATTGGAATATAAAGCTCGAAAAGGTTAGAGATGATGAATTTGGAGAGGTATTTGATTTAATAAACACACTAGCTGCTGAAACAAGAGAATTCTTTGAGAATTTTGTTGAAGCGCTGAAGGAAACAGAAAAAGTAGCCAGAGAATCAATGGAAGCAGTATCTCAAATAAACGCAGGAATGCAGCAGATAAGTTCGGCATCTCAACAAATCGCAACCGGAGCTGAAAATCTGTCTAAGCTTGCAGCATCATCCCAAGTAGAATTAAAGAAGACTAAAAGTATATTTGAAAAACTAAACGGAGCTATTACAAATGCCACGAATTATACTCATTCAGCTCTTGAAGAAGCAAAAGCATCCGAAGAAACAGGAAGAATCGCATTAGAAAAGCTAGAAAAAATGATGGTTGAAATTGAAGCTGTAGGAAGGCTTGTTGAAGAACTAGAATCTGCAGTAAGGAACATAGGAAAGATAACGGAAAGGATAAAGTCGATAGCGGATCAGACTAACTTGTTAGCGTTGAATGCTGCCATAGAAGCTGCTAGGGCAGGAGAACACGGAAGGGGATTTGCTGTTGTAGCGGATGAGGTTAGAAAGTTGGCTGAGGAATCTAGAAAGAGCACTGAGGAGATAGATAGTATTGTTAAAAATGTTCAGGAATCTACCCAAAGAGTAATTGAGGCTGTTTATAAAGCTCGCAGTGAATCTGAGGAGGGAAGTAAGAGTATCAACGATGCACTAAATAAGGCCAGAAAAATTGCAGAGAGGATATCAGAAATTAATAAATTGTTCGAGCAGATTGCCGAGGATTCAGAGGAGGGTATGAAGGCGCTTAATGTTCTAGCAAAGAGTATTGATGAGGTTGCTGCAACCGCAGAAGAATCAGCCTCAGCCAGTGAAGAGACATCAGCAGCAATCGAAGAACAAACTGCCGCTATCCAGCAGATCACACAAGGTTCCCAAAAGTTGCTCCAGATGTCACAAGAAAATCTCAAAATGTTTACAGATCGATTTGCCAACATTTTCTCTTAA